acgacttaccacattcatgacaacaatatggtttttctccagtgtgaaccTTTATATGCTTGTTAAGATCACCTttgtgtgtgaattgtttgccacattccaaacattttttttctttgtaaattttggTTTCTTTCTCCACTTGCTGTTGTTCAGATTTGATGGCTTCTGTCTGTGGTGCCCCAGTAGCAGGGAGAGAACTGCACAGCAAAAACACTGTGGTAAGGTTCTCTGATCCTCTTACTGATTTCTTCATACATTTCTCTTTGGACTGAAGAGAGGGCTGACCAAATGAAGGTGGAGAGAAGCAGCCATTCTTCTTtaaatctgaaataacacaaacagTTTAACTATTTTTcccctgacacctttatccaacgtgacttacaacatttgagacgcaattggttacatttcttttattcttccaACAGGAGCCCAgacaggtcatgtgacttgttcGTGGTCATATGGTgtcaaaagctgaatttgaaactgcaacttcAGGGATTGATGTATAAAATCCTAACCACTGCCCACCTTTTAAAATACatgaaacattacaagtaaagtGGTGGCACACTGGTTGGAGTTACACTTAGGTGCCATTTGTAGTCTGGCCACTCCATGTGTGGTCTTTACAtgttctgcttctgtctgttcaatATCTCCACCTTTCTCTCATGTGTGAAAGACAGGCCTGATCTGATCAATCAATCACAAATCTAAATCAGTCAATTTTCACTCCAAATTACTTGACCGATAACCAGCAAATTAGCTCATCTTAACATCTGAACTTGAATGATAAAAAGCATGCAAGGCAAACTTCcaacattaccaaaatacagaaacacgtcCTTGCCAGTCTAACAGTTTTATTTCCTTCCTACAAGAGATAACAAATTTGCGGTTTGTAATATATGtgcaaaaaaaatcagtgatgGAGGATTCTCTGCTAACTCGACAtttcaacaatacaaaccttattcatcatctgagaagtcaacacaaagggactggtgtgaagaacgAGCTGTTCAAAGGCTGAGGTGACCATCAAGCTTAGTCTAACTCAGTCGCCTACTCTCTATCGGCCTCCAATAAATGGCAGCACTTAGAAAACTCAACCTGATAATACTGACAGCAAGAACGCCAAAGACTTACTGGGACagcaaaaacagtggaattcgTAAGCCTGGACAATCAGCCACTTTCAGTTCAGGAAGATGTCACCTTCTAGATTATTTAGATTCATGATTTCAACTGCCAGTGAGTGTTTGTAaacttatttatttgtatgattaATTAACCAGGCATTAGCTATTTTGACGTATGTCCCTTTTTTTGGCCTGCTACATAAATCGTTATCAAGCGTACGCCGATTAGTTACAAATTGTAATCAGCCCTCTTATTTGCTTGTTGGGTAGAATGGTACAAGCATAGTTTTAGacctacaaaaataataataatactaattaagCATAATAAGCATCGAGTGTGAATAATCACTATACAGTTATGAATTCTGTAACAGATATTATCATAATGATTTTTCACCCAAACTAAACAATATTATAAGGACACGTATTTCACAGATGACTGCAAATCTCAAACAAATAAACTGCTTAGTGCTGGTGACTCGATCACACAGACGACAGCCGATAGATCCAAAGAAACTCCGCAAACAGAACTGCAGAATACATGAAGAAACtgtcaataaagataaaaacaatatttgagtcAGCAGCATCAGAGGTGAATCTTTATCTCTGTGAACCTCATACCAAAAGAGATGATGGGCTATTGGCTCTCTGGAGGACCAATAAAAGTTGTCGTCCTATCTGTGCCCTCCTTATACGAGTGAGGACAGCGAGGgtctgttcaatatggcagcACACATCACACTGTCCTCAGAACATGCAGAGATGCTTATATTCTTAGATAAGAACCTGAAGCGTTCACCAAGACTGTCTCGTTTTCTTCTTGTCATAGTAGACAGCTACAAATATCTAATTGAACGTTTTATTTGATTTGAAATGTAGAGTATGATTAAGAtgccttttgttttgttcagcTTGTTTTTGTTCCATTATGTGTGCATCATGAATAAATGTTCTTTGtgtatgcatccatccatccatccattctcttccacttatccgaggtcgggtcgcgggggcagcagcttaagcagagaggcccagacttccctctccctggccacttcttccacttcttccaggagaatcctaAGGCGTtgccaggccagccgggagacatagtccctccagcgtgtcctgggtcttccccggggcctcctcccagttggacgtgcctggaacacctcaccagggaggcgtccaggaggcatcctgatcagatgcccgagccacctcatctgactcctctcgatgcggaggagcagcagctctactctgagcccctcccggatgactgagcttctcaccctatctttaagggaaagcccagacaccctgcggaggaaactcatttcagccgcttgtattcgcgatctcgttcttccGGTCACTACccgtagctcatgaccataggtgagggtaggagcgtagatcgactggtaaattgagagctttgccttacggctcagctcctttttcaccacgacagaccgatgcagagcccgcatcactgcggatgccgcaacgatccgcctgtcatctcacgatccattcttccctcactcgtgaacaagacccgagatacttgaactcctccacttggggcaggatctcgccccaaccctgagagggcactccacccttttccggctgaggaccatggtctcggatttggaggtgctgattctcatcccagccgcttcacactcagctgcgaaccgatcctgagagaagatcacggcctgatgaagcaaacaggacaacatcatctgcagaaagcagtgacccaatcctgagtccaccaaacaggaccccttcaacaccctggctgcgcctagaaattctgtccataaagttatgaacagaatcggtgacaaagggcagccctggcggagtccaactctcactggaaacgggctcgacttactgccggcaatgcggaccaagctctgacaccggttgtacagagaccgaacagctcttatcagggggtccggtaccccatactcccggagcaccccacaggattccccgagggacacggtcgacgccttttccaagtccacaaaacacatgtagactggttgggcaaactcccatgcaccctccaggatcctgctaagggtgaagagctggtccactgttcgcgaccagggacgaaaaccacactgttcctcctgaatccgaggttgactatccgggaccctcctctccagaaccccgaatagacttttccagggaggctgaggagtgtgatccctctatagttggaacacaccctccggtccccttttaaagaggggaccaccacccggtctgccaatccagaggcactgtcccgatgtccatgcgatgttgcagaggcgtgtcaaccaagacagtcctacaacatccagagccttaaggaactcggcgtatctcatccacccggggccctgccaccaaggagtttttgaccacctcggtgacttcagtcccagagatgggagagcccacctcagagtccccaggctctgcttcctcattggaaggcatgttagtgggattgaggaggtcttgaagtactcccccaccgacccacagcgtccagtgaggtcagcaggcaccatccccaccatatacggtgttgacactgcactgcttccccctcctgagacgccggacggtggaccagaatctcctcgaagccgtccgaaagtcgttctccatggcctctccaaactcctcccatgcccaagttttgcctcagcaacaactgaagccgcattccgcttggcctgcggtacctatcagctgcctccagagacccacaggacaaaaaggtcctataggacgactccttcttcagcttgacggcatccctcaccgccggtgtccacccaTAGGTTTGGAAATTGCCACCAAGAcagcaccgaccaccttacggccacagctccggtcagccgcctcaacaatagaggcacggaacatggcccattcggactcaatgtccccacctccctcggggcgtggttgaagttctgcttgaggtgggagttgaagctacttctgacaggggactctgccagccgttcccagcagaccctcacaacacgtttgggcctaccaggtctgaccggcatcttcccccaccatcgaagccaaatCACCACCAGGTTGTGATCAGCTGACAGTTTCGCcccctcttcacccgagtgtccaagacatgtggccgcaagtccgacgacacaaccacaaagtcgatcatcgaactgaggcctagggtgtcctggtgccaagtgcacatatgaacacccttatgcttgaacatggtgttcgttatggacaatccgtgacgagcacagaagtccaataacaaaacacaactcgggttcagatcgggggccattcctcccaatcacgcccttccaggtctcaccgtcattgcccacgtgggcatttTAGTCTCCCAgtaaaacgagggaatccccagaaggtatgccctctagcaacccctccagagactccaaaaaggagTATGTATGCAGTAGCACTTCATTATGGAATGTGAAGTTTATGCATggctaaaaataacatttttatcttGGGGGGGTAATTATACGAGTGGGGACATCGAGGGTCTGTTCAGTACGGCAGCACATGTCGTGGATGACAGGAGGACCAGACTGTCCTCAGAACATGCAGAGATGCTTATATTCTTAGATAAGAACCTGAAGCGTTCACCAAGACTGTCTCGTTTTCTTCTTGTCATAGTAGACAGCTACAAATATCTAACTGAACATTTTATGACTAGAAATGTGGAGTAGGATTAAGACAtgccttttgttttgttcagcttgtttttcttccattatgtgtgcattatgggtaaatgttcTTTGTGTATGCTGTATGCTGTAGTACTTTACTATGGAATGTGAAGCTTATGCAtggctaaaaatacatttattattctgaagaaaaaaagtattataattattatttatatcagCACATCTTAATGGAATCAATGGGTGATCAATATCGACTGTAAAGACTCTGATCAGAGCCTTCAAACCCAATAATGTGTCTTAATTTAGGTTTTACATTCTTAATTGTAATGTATGTGATGATATTTACATTCTCTAGAACCTAATATGgcctaaaaaataaacatacaaatatatccGCCTGTGTCAGGGgggcacagtgtttagcacaACTGCTTCATTGGTCAGGTATCCTGGGGTCAAATCCTACCCACTGTTGTTCTACACAGGGGCTCTGAATGGCATTTCTGGTTATTCTGGTTCTTTCCCTCATCCCCAAAAACATGGAGGtgaagtggagtggtgactctaaattgacccgaTATGACTGTGGGAGACGGAAGGGCCCAAGGTCATCTCCAAGTGAAGATTCCACACCACagccaacttgtccaggccatgcTGCCCCAGTAAGTTCAGgctgagagcagaacacaagcTGACAGAAGACCCCCGAGACCCCCTGAATACCATCATGTCTCGCACAGGTAGCTCTTGTCACTGTTAACGTCAAAGTGCACGAGATAACCATTAGAAAGATGAGAGACATATTAGGTGAGCACTGGCTTGAGCAAATTCACTCTTATGTAGTGCACAGGTTTGaggattttattcttatttatttctttttgtggacatttctgccttaactgctgcacaatttaagaaatatacatgTCTAACAAAATATGACTTTCGATATTCTCATTGATCGTAATGCACTGTTTGCATAACACATGTCACAGCTTcagtcaaagcttcatgatgttcaagtcatgtgatgaatattttagattttttcttaTTCACCGAAGTTTTTCTAACTTATCATTTATTAGGTAACCTATTGTTTGTTATTGTGCACCTGAACAGGTGGTCTTTATCCAAGTTCAAATAACCGTGTTTGCCACTCTCATTTCAATCTTCTGAAAACATCACAGCACCCACCATTAGAATTTATAAatgttctctttcttttatatttaataacattactcacttattccaacactcacaggtgactcttctccttctctcccatttccctctgtgattttctcttcagactctgatTTCATCTCTACAGAACTCTCTTGCGTAGCCAGACGTCCCGTATTAGTGGACCAGGgctgtaaactggatggagattcttcacaggcatcttgtttgaaaatctcctcagtttcatgcttttgaagttcATGATCAACGgagaaatcattcaaatcctcAGCTTTAATGGTAACAGTCACCCAAttgcactcctcctcctctttaaaaactgaaattctttcttcgtgATCCTCCAGCTTTACACACACATCTTCTGGTGTGAGTcgctcacagtccttttctttaatgtCCACCTTTCTTTCATCCACACCATCTTCATTGGCAGAGGAcatgctctgtgggaaactcttctctctctttaagtgtctgcccttctcttctcagattcacttctcacatggacagccctgagctggaggccattagacacctcagtgtatggccatgtgaaatgggaaagccctgtgaaaataaaagtgtagaattaacttcataaagtcagtaaaaataatgagcacacttcagggtcacagtgccctccatgaggTTTTGGTCAAAgtcacatttttcttgatttcctcctctgcctcacagtttaaaattacaaatcagacaattcagatgtgatcaaattgcactgcagaccttcattaaaggggatttgcatacatttcagtgccaccatgtagatatgacaacactttatctacacggcaccatcatgtttggacacagcaatggcaggtctattaaagccatagtcatatttagggctttgttggATATCCTCGTTGGACTTGAACTGTGCATCGGGAGCTTCATTCTGTTAAGTTGTTATGTTCTATATCTTATATATGTGCTCCTATTTGTGGGATTACAGGACTGCATCCCGACTGGGAGTAGGACATTCGGGGTTTGAGGAGAGTGGGTTTGTAGGAGGTTACTAGTGACAGGTGTGTTTTATAggagagaagaataaaaagtgtgtggctaacatcaaaggtgttgtgttgttatttaagTTTAACATTCATAGTAGAGGATGGCTGCTAATTATAGAATCCTGCCTGCATTTGACAAGAGAAAGGCATACGAGAGCTggaaaaatgaagatttaatatGGACACGggttactgagcttagaaataaaaaacacacacttgaGGTTGGACTGTCACTTACAGGGACAGCATTGAGATGTCAATTTGAGCATAAGACCTAAACAAAGATGAAGGTGTGAATATTCTGATAGAAAGGCTTGATGTTGTGTTTAAAGGAGAAAAAGGATCGTAACCTATGAGGATATTCAGATTTTACAGAGTTAAATGGGTGAGTGCAGTTTCTATGGTGGATTATATCATCGATTTCGATTAGAGATACTTCTGATGGGTAATTCCACAtcaaatcatcacacttttggaGCTCAATATCACAAATTTTAACAAAACCAAATATGCTGGAGATGTTCATGACATTAAAATGTAGCTTTAGTAATAAATtggccaattttaaaatttaggttCTCTTACTATTCAAATTTCTACATTATAATCACTCCTAacatggtcatttttttttttttttcattttggagatAGCATTGTATTTTCACAAACTACAGAGCtggaaaagagctttaaaacGACATGAAAATCATTTCTGTTCACTTTCATTTATGGAGAAATAGCCAGTCATAGTCCTAATCCAGCACAGTGTTCAAACTTTGCGATCTTATATCTCCTTATTATTGCTGATCCAATTTCAGTTCCATGGGTCACTCAGGTGACCAAACCAGCAGGCCAAGTCTCATTAAAATCTGTGACGATGAAGTCCATAagtgtgatgatgtgacatgAAGTGACCTGCATGTGTAGATATAACATGGCTGTCCTGATGCTGTGCGAGCTTTTAAGCTGCTGGACATGACGTCTTTAGATACAAATCAAAGGCAGCTGGCATTAACAGCAGGGATGGCACTTTTACTTCAATGGAATTGGCGCCAATGAGAATTTttgtagtcaagtcaagtcaggcaACAATGGGCATTACTGTCACTCATGAAACTGCGTATTTCACCAGTCAGAGACAACGCAACAGGTGGCATTCGCAATGTAGCCAGAAGAAGTCGCCATTGCCAGTCAATAATCTGTTAGACAAATATGGCAGGAGATCAAAATGCATTATCATCAGAGCACTGGGCTAAagactgaaacaaaaataaatgaacaggtgATAATAACAGAGGAGACTGGAATACAGAGGACTGTGAAGAATGAAACATGACGTCATTTACACAGGAATGAAACTCAGACACATTTGGTGTTTCGGTTGAATCTTTAGGATTAGCGGTAATTGATTCTACTTGAACACTCACAGTCTATGGAGAGAAATGCTTAGACAACGACATTAGTCAGCCTGACCAGAATGAAGTCAAAAAGCTGAGGAACTCAAACATTTCAAGCAGCAGAGCTTTCATATTTGGAGGAGATGAAGTTGTGTATTCCACCAAACGAATGAAAATTCCTGTAAAGATTGGAGAGACATGACGTTTCACTGAAACAGAAGTGGTGCCAGCTGAAATGCCAATGTTGTTCAGTAAAACATCCTTAAAAAGGGCAGGGACACTTTTAGATATGCAGTGATGTTTAATCAGCCAGTGACTCTTGAATTAACCAGCTCTGCTCATTACTGAGtgaacatctcagataaagaaatcAAAACGATGAGCGTTGTGAACGTGAGATTCTAAGAGTCTCAGAAAACAGGAGTACAGGAGAGAAGCAAAAGGCTTTGTTAAACTTCACCTCCAATGTAGACCTCCTTCACTGGACCAATTACACAAACTGCTTCACTGCTCAGGAATCAAAGAGGCAGAGTGGGCTTCcttacttaaataaaatgttgaGAATTGTGAGACTCACCTGAAATATGGCAAACCCAAACTCAGAGCAGCTGCTGGTTTGCCGCAGCCTATGAATACAATGAAACTGCGGCTACAGACTGACATGAACGTCAAACAGGAGGACGGGGTCTTCACATCATTGACACATTCACACGTTTCAGTGCAGGAAGTGTTGTAAAGACAAAGAGACCATCAGAAATTGTAacaattcattcattcgttctcAGATAAGAGTACATGGAGCTCCTCAGAAACTACTTGGTGATAATGGTGGAGAATCAGAGAGATGGCAGAgaattttaacattgaaacaaagACCACCGCTGCATACAGTCCCTGGGGTAATGGACTACCTTAGATACACAATCAGACACTCACAGAAATTATACAGAAAGTGATCAGGAATACCAGATGTGACTGGTTAGTGCCAGATTAGCGCCACGGGGCACTAATGGTAAAGAATACCATGCACAATATTTATGGGTACTGCTCATATCAGCCGGTGTTTGGTCGTAATCCAAATCTTCCTTGTGTTCTCATGGACAGACCACCCGCCCTAGAAGCACCACTAGGAGTGTGCCAGTGGAGCACATATTCCAGCGCTGAACACTCCAAGAAGAGCATTTACTGAAGCCGAGTGTTCAGAGCGAATACGGAGAGCACTCCAGAGACAGGTTAATTCAGAAAATGATAAATCGGAGACAAAGTGGACGACAAAAGAGTGGACTGTGCAGAATGGAAGGGACCTGCAGATGTCATTGGACAGGATGGAGTTGTGAAATGTGTCAGATGTGGAGGTGCTCTTGGAAGGGCCCACCATTCTAGACTACGTCAAGTCAACGGTAAAGGTGACAATCGACATACCACAGCAGTGACAGAGATGAAGAGAGAGATTTATCTAACACTACATCAGATAATGAAGACACTGGAGATGAGAAGGAGACTCTAAACTCTTCAGTCCCGGTAGAAGATGTTTAGCAAACTCACAGGTTAAGACGGAGTTGTTGTGTTTGTCTAAAAAAGGGGCAAACTGAGATATGTGGACAGAGATGGTGGCATACAGATAAAGAATTAGATTGGGCTGGCAAAGCAGAAATTGGTATAATTTAGAGTTTACTGATCCTGACAGCACTTCTGACACAGAAGGTCTGTTGACACATCAAGTGTGGATAATCTGCAAGATGAACCAGAAACTAATGAACTGCAACTACGGGACTTGTGTGTGGAAATCACGGAGATATCAGCTGAGTCAGCAAAGCAGGAAGAGATA
This genomic window from Polypterus senegalus isolate Bchr_013 chromosome 4, ASM1683550v1, whole genome shotgun sequence contains:
- the LOC120528468 gene encoding zinc finger protein 501-like, producing MSSANEDGVDERKVDIKEKDCERLTPEDVCVKLEDHEERISVFKEEEECNWVTVTIKAEDLNDFSVDHELQKHETEEIFKQDACEESPSSLQPWSTNTGRLATQESSVEMKSESEEKITEGNGREGEESPVSVGINLKKNGCFSPPSFGQPSLQSKEKCMKKSVRGSENLTTVFLLCSSLPATGAPQTEAIKSEQQQVEKETKIYKEKKCLECGKQFTHKGDLNKHIKVHTGEKPYCCHECGKSFSSRTSLQIHRTIHTGEKPHCCSECGKSFSCIRYLLRHKKIHTGEKLHCPECGKTFSLRSSLQRHGIIHTGEKPHCCQECGKSFSWKSELQCHKKIHTGEKPHCCSECGKAFIRTSDLQRHRTIHTGEKPHCCSECGKSFSRRSSLKRHRRTHTGEKPHCCQQCGKWFSSKCYLQNHRRIHIGEKPHCCSECGKRFSHPSTLKRHRRIHTGD